The sequence aagggacctcgcttacccacccaggtgcgacggcaggttaggccgattggaccaccacaccaatcggaaaggacggaaggtcataatgttcaattaagacctaacgtacctgcatggacacctccaccaccatatccacctatgccatatccatacacatacatacctccaccatatgtcccaaatcaaatgtggggcatgccaccatatccatttgggatgccacagtaccccgcttggggggcaccccaaacatctgtattcaataggttgacacctccagtacaagaccgattgagagcccctcaatctggtccacgagcacaggcccagcaagattgccgaacaactcagccccaaaggctgactaacCCGGCAGGGGGACATACAGCTATaacctccaacagtacgaaaaaGGGAGAGGTCATTAGAATAGGAgcgacagatgtcgtcgtacaacaaaataacgaagggccggtgatttttggtgaatcggccaacacaaacaaaaaagaaagtacgactgtcaataaaatagccgatccaaaatactccatgccccgatggtgtccatcgggattgacacgatcgcaaaagcgaaaattacagcgcctcagagcaaaggagaatcaggaaaaagaggcagaaagaatattcaatgacacgcatccgcagtatccgccaccgcaaaagagatggagaccaaaggccgttgagaaaagtcAAACGGCCGCAAAGATAGTAAATAAAACAACAACTGTGCATCTCTCTGCAGGTATGGTAGACTGTCCGGCTATAAAGGCCGGATCATCTGCACAggacgcggaccatccgacccctgaggccgaaccatccgcactacaccaagacacctccgacgacgtaccgacgcccatggaggaagacgacctgcatggagaagacctggtcgactacggagctacgccagaacacttagaGAATTAGGAAGAcaaggtgacgaattggtcaggaccagtatgacgctcggcgatgttgggactgacagttcgatcaaatctaaagggatcacgtccgttgagtcaaccatcgagaccaaggccactgcgtaccatcctagtaagtggcaagatgcctaagaaaaccgatgtgataacatcgagttagttgcttttggttcgcccagctccaccaaaaggcaggggggcatatgttcgaaccagaattgagcgtgcggacggtccggccctgaggccggacggtccgcggtccggacggtccgcgcctgtgggccggacggtccgcgcgtgcgcagaacagattagggttccgagttttgtgctacggttgttagctatattcgcgagattagctcggaatcagttgtgtaaagggtccagcccccctcctctataaatagagaggtctacggccgatttgtaatcatcaacaatcgaatcaatacaacttctatttcgcattttatcctaggagtagttctagtctagtttaggtttagccttccaatcctcaattcttcgtctctcttcgactctacgtcgattagaggagtctaggtcggccggcccgagcctagacaccacctaggatctctcctcctcgacggggtccctcccgggagcgagatccaggcgccgtcagcggtcttccgccgcccctgcgcacgcgcggaccgtccggccctagggcgcggaccgtccggccgtcaggcagggaactcgggctcctgcaccaggccgcggaccgtccggccctgtgccgcggaccgtccgcgcctgaccagaaagcaccgccgcctcgcaccaggccgcggaccgtccggcccccacgcgcggaccgtccgcccctgtgcagagagcaccgccgccggttcttcttgagtatttggcgctccgaaaaggcgtcaacaaagtggtattgattcgattgatgattacaaattgaccgtatacctctctatttatagaggaggggttggactctttacaaactaatttccgagtgaATCCCGtgaatttagctaacaaccgtagcataaaactcggaaccctaatctattctgcacttgcgcggaccgtccggcccacaggcgcggaccgtccggcctcagggccggaccgtccgccggctcACTTTGGTTCCAAACAGTTTTATAGCTTAGGGGGTAAAACAGATTGGACTCGAAAAAAAAATGTTTTAGAACGTCACGGTGACAATCTGTGCGACGAGTCCGTGACCATCACAAGCCGGTCCAAAAATAAGCGTATCCACAGGGTGGCTGTCATCCCCTCGCCGTGGTCGTAGCGAGTGCCTATAAACAGCGCGGTGCGCGTACGCGCGCGGAATGTTGGGGGCGCACCGGTCAAACAGGCTCAGGAGGAGGTTCTCTCTTGTCCTACCTCTTCGCTCCCGGCTCCCCTCCATCTCTTTCGCCACACGCGCGAGAGGGGGGAGAGGAAACAGCTAGCAGCGAGCGAGGAACGAAGAGGGTGCTTCGCACGTGCATGTGAGATCGGGCGATCCCGATCGTCGGCCGGCGCGAACTAACGACGACGTACGTGCGACCGGGCCGGGCGTTGTAGGACGGCGCGCGCGATGGGCAAGATCGAGTACGGCGTGGTGGCGCGCGGCGCGGTGGTGCTGGCGGAGCActacggcgcggcggcggcgggcggcaaCGCGGGCGCCGTGGCGCGGCAGGTCCTGGAGCGCCTCCctggcggcggcgacgacgactgcAACGTGTCGTACACGCAGGACCTCCACGTGTTCCACGTCAAGCGCACCGACGGCCTCACGGCGCTCTGCATGGCCGACGACGCCGCCGGGCGTAAGCACCAGTGCACGTTTTGGTCGTCGTCGATCGTCGCAACCAACCTGCAGTTTGGTAATGATGATGATATGGTCAGAAACTCACAATAGATCGATGTGGCATTTCTGGATCAGGGCGTGTCCCCTTCGCGTTCCTGGAGGACATCCACGGGAGGTTCGTCAAGGCGTACGGCCGCGCGGCGCTCACCGCGCTGGCGTACGCCATGAACGACGAGTTCTCCCGCGTTCTGGCCCAGCAGATGGACTACTACTCCAACGACGCCAGCGCGGACAGGATAAATCGCATGAGGGGAGAGATGGACCAGGTGCTCCTTCCTACGCCATTGCCAACTtgttcttgttcttcttcttcttccattATATTGGCGGCTTGACTGAAACGTTAATCTGCTTGCAGGTCCGGAGCGTGATGATGGACAACATCGACAGGGTGCTGGAGAGGGGTGACCGTCTGGAGGTGCTGGTGGACAAGACGGCAACCATGCAGGGGAACACGATGCGCTTCAAGCGCCAAGCTCGCCGCTTCAGGAACACCATGTGGTGGAGGAACGTCAAGCTCACGTACGCCAtgttcttgttgttgtcttgcaCATTTTAGGGTAACAATCGCCTGTCCCTGTAACTCTTCCACTGGTCTTTTTGCAGAGCTGCAGTGATATTCATCCTCACCGTAATTGTGTACGTCCTGCTCGCCTACATGTGTCGCGGCTTCACCATACCGTCATGCTTTCCGTAATCTCCATCCGTCCCGGTGCCAGTGCGGACCACCAGCCCTAGCTCTAGCTGCATCACAACTTGGTTT is a genomic window of Zea mays cultivar B73 chromosome 5, Zm-B73-REFERENCE-NAM-5.0, whole genome shotgun sequence containing:
- the LOC100272623 gene encoding putative vesicle-associated membrane protein family protein is translated as MGKIEYGVVARGAVVLAEHYGAAAAGGNAGAVARQVLERLPGGGDDDCNVSYTQDLHVFHVKRTDGLTALCMADDAAGRRVPFAFLEDIHGRFVKAYGRAALTALAYAMNDEFSRVLAQQMDYYSNDASADRINRMRGEMDQVRSVMMDNIDRVLERGDRLEVLVDKTATMQGNTMRFKRQARRFRNTMWWRNVKLTAAVIFILTVIVYVLLAYMCRGFTIPSCFP